A genomic segment from Spinacia oleracea cultivar Varoflay chromosome 3, BTI_SOV_V1, whole genome shotgun sequence encodes:
- the LOC130469652 gene encoding uncharacterized protein, giving the protein MADRSIKYPLGILEDVPVRVGKFYIPVDFVVLDIEEDSQIPIILGRPFLCTASAVIDVKSGSLTLSVGDDTVTFNLTNAVKSPMLENTCFRIDIVEEISLDNIPKMLYDDLLLATLTLEARKGEGDCEIDSLISGLDGSEAEKVDGFEVLETICSISEPQVTKVELKPLPSHLKYAFLDDNKDFPVIVNAALDDSQLSKLLTVLRMKKKAIGYSIDDLKGISPDFCMHRINLEADHRPRIQPQRRLNLNMQDVVRKEVVKLLDTGIIYPISDSKWVSPVHVVPKKGGTTVVKNDKDELIPTRVVTDDQEKTTFTCPYGTFAYRRMPFGLCNAPATFQRCMMAIFTDFIEDIMEVFMDDFGVYGSGFDVCLHNLSKVLKRCSEVNLVLNWEKCHFMVN; this is encoded by the exons ATGGCAGATCGTTCTATAAAGTATCCCTTGGGTATTTTGGAGGATGTTCCTGTCCGGGTGGGGAAATTCTacattcctgttgattttgtaGTGCTAGATATAGAGGAGGATAGTCAAATTCCAATAATTTTGGGTAGGCCATTTTTATGTACTGCAAGTGCTGTTATTGATGTCAAGTCTGGGTCTCTTACTTTGAGTGTTGGTGATGATACTGTTACTTTTAATCTAACCAATGCTGTGAAGTCTCCTATGCTTGAGAATACTTGTTTCAGGATTGACATTGTAGAAGAGATTTCTCTAGACAACATCCCTAAGATGTTGTATGATGATCTATTGCTGGCGACTCTCACCTTGGAGGCCCGAAAAGGAGAAGGAGATTGTGAGATTGATTCCTTGATCTCGGGTTTAGATGGAAGTGAAGCTGAGAAGGTCGATGGTTTTGAGGTATTAGAAACTATTTGCTCTATTTCCGAGCCACAGGTAACGAAGGTAGAACTAAAACCATTACCATCtcaccttaaatatgcatttctTGATGATAATAAGGATTTTCCTGTGATCGTTAATGCTGCACTCGATGATAGCCAGCTTTCTAAGCTTCTGACCGTGCTCCGTATGAAGAAAAAGGCAATCGGGTATAGCATTGATGATCTCAAGGGCATTagtcctgacttttgtatgcatagaattAATTTGGAAGCAGATCACCGCCCTCGCATCCAGCCACAACGTCGTTTGAATCTTAATATGCAAGATGTGGTGAGAAAAGAGGTAGTGAAACTACTTGACACGGGCATCATCTATCCCATTTCAGATTCTAAATGGGTGAGCCCGGTGCACGTCGTTCCCAAGAAGGGGGGGACAACGGTTGTTAAGAATGATAAGGATGAGCTTATCCCCACTCGTGTTGTTACAG acgaccaggagaaGACGACGTTCACTTGTCCTTATGGAACTTTTGCATACCGCAGAATGCCGTTTGGTTTGTGCAACGCCCCTGCTACATTTCAAAGGTGTATGATGGCCATTTTTACTGACTTCATCGAGGATATCATGGAggtatttatggatgattttggTGTTTATGGTTCTGGCTTTGATGTATGTTTGCATAATCTCTCTAAAGTGCTTAAACGTTGTTCTGAAGTGAATTTGGtattgaactgggaaaagtgccaCTTTATGGTGAATTAA